The DNA segment TCTAGCCACTATTATTGCCCTATTGGCCATAACAGCTACCAAAGATATCACATCACAATGGGTATTAAGTATATCCCTATATCTTATTAGTGGAGGTATCTGGTTTTCTGTTAAGAAAAAAGAAAAAAATAGACAGACGTCTGTTAATTGTAATAATTAGTTTTTTAGAAGAAAAAGAAATATATAAAAATAAGACAAGTATATAGACGAATATCGAATGAAATTTCACTGCCCTTGAATTCATTAGTCTTTTGTCTGTATACTTTTATCTTGATACTTTTTATACCATGAAAACAAAGAACGAAAAATACGAAGTTGTAGTAGTAGGTGGAGGAATGGCTGGATTTTGTGCGGCTGTTTCCTCTGCTAGAATGGGAAGAAAAACTTGTTTAATTCAAAATCGTCCTGTTTTTGGAGGTAACTGTTCATCTGAGATTGGTGTAACCATACATGGCGCAGCTGCCTTTCATGCTTATGCACGTGAAACAGGTATTATCTCAGAATTATTGATCGAAGAGCGTTCACAAAATCATGCTGAGATATATGAGAATGGTTGGATTAACAGTGTTTGGGATATGGTGATGTATGATATGGCAGTGAAAGAGGAAGATTTAACTTTTTATCTTAATACTGACATGCGTGATGTTAAAATGTCTTCAGACAATAAAATTGAAGCCGTAGTTGCTTATATACAAAGTGCAGAGACTGAGTTAATTATTGAAGGAGATATTTTTGCGGATTGTACTGGTGATGGTATTGTAGCAGATAGGGCAGGTTGCGAATGGCGTTGGGGTTCAGAATCAAAAAGTGAATTTAACGAAATTCATGCTCCAGAAGTAGGCAGTAAAGAGGATGTAATGGGTAACTCTATCCATTTTAGATGTAAGGATATGGGGCGTCCAGTTCCTTTTAAAGCACCTGATTGGGCTGTAAAGCACGATAATCCGGAATACTTTTATAATCAAGGACGTATACCTAAGGATAAACGAGGTGGATTTTGGTGGTTGGAGATAGGCGTGCCTTATAATACCATTTATGATAATGAGGATATTCGTCATGAATTAACCCGACATACTTTAGGCGTTTGGGATTGGATGAAAAATTGCGACCCCAAGATGAAAGAGGAAACAAAAAATTATGCGATAGATTGGATTGGTCAGGTTCCTGGGAAACGTGAGAATCGTCGTATTATGGGTGAATACTTTATGACCGAGAATGATATTCAGGAGAAAACGGTATTTAGAGACGAAATTGGTTTTGGTGGATGGTTTGTTGATCTTCATACCCCAGGAGGATTGTTGGCAAGGCATGCCGAAGCATCTGCAGCTACGGATGGTGAAGAATACAATACCTTCGACGAATACATGGTAAAATCCTATTGCGGTCCATACGGTTTTCCTTTACGATCTTTAATTGCAAGGGATGTGGATAACCTAATGATGGCAGGACGTAATATTAGTTGTTCACATGCGGCACTTGGTACATTAAGAGTTATGGGAACAACCGCCGTTATGGGCGAAGCCATTGGTGTGGCTGCTTCTACAGCTATTAAGCATGGTGTAAATATAAAAGAGGTTCCTCAAAAATATATTTATGAAGTTCAACAGAACTTGTTACGTAATGGATGCTTTTTACCAAATGTTAAGAATACCGATAAAAAAGATTTAGCATTAAAAGCAAAAATAATAGCAAGTAGCGAAGATTATTTGCTAGGCGCAGGTCCGGAATCAAAAGGTTTTCACGAAGGTTTGGCTATCTGGAAGGATCAACCTCAGTATCATGTGGAGACTTTAGAGACCATTAAAGGTCAGATTGTGGGAATAGGGAGTGATAGATTAGACTCAGTTTCTGTTTGTTTAACAAATACTTCTGATATAGAGCAAGAAGTTGAAGCTTATATACGTCCGATAGATAGTATTTGGGATTATCGAGTTGATGCAAATGAAGTTATTGCTTCTGCAATTTTAAAAGTTCCGGTTGGTGAAAAAGTTTGGATAGATTGGGAGGTAAACCTTACCAAGGAAAATGGACTGCCATTAAATCAATATGTTAGAATCGATTTGGGAGCTAATAATAATTTGGAATGGCATGAAGCAGGTTGTGTAATCCCGGGACATACAGCGATGTATCAAATTGGAAAGAATAAAATGCGTCGTTACTACAATGGAAATACATTGAGTTTTAAGGTTTCTCCAGCACAAAACTGTTTTAAGGCCACAAATATTATTACAGGGGAGTCCAGACCTCATTCGTATACCAACGTATGGATTTCAAATAGAAATAATCCGTTAGATCAGTGGTTACAATTAATCTGGGATACACCGCAAGATGTTAGTTTGGTTGAGTTGACATTTCCGGGGCATTTGTTAAGAGAGTATCATGCATACGCACCGTTATATCGAGATCCTCAGTGTCCTAAAGATTTAGAAATTCAAGGTTTTATTAATGGTGGCTGGGTTAAAATTGCTGAGATTAACGACAATTATCAACGTCAGCGAAAAGTTAAACTCGATAAATCTTATTCGTTAAGTCAATTAAGAATAGTTATTAAAACTACCAATGGTGATGCGAGTGCTATGATTTACGAGGTTAGGGTATATTAGAGGTATGGGGAATAGATGTATATATAGTTGGCTGCACCTTTGGGGGCAGCCTTTTTTATTCAACAACTTCGTAATCGTTTACGATGAATGTAAACGTTATCGTAAACGGTTACGTCTTTAATAATGAAGTTATGTATTGTTAGCACATGTTAAAATAAGTTACTTCGTATAGTAATACTAACAATACATGATGTGAATATCAAAAAAAGCTATTTATATCTATTTAAACATTTATTCTATGAAAAGAGTACTTAGGAGGATCCTTGCCAAAAGAGGATTGCTGACAATTTCCTGGATGTTTCTATTTGCGATAACATTATCGGCAATAGAAAATTCATCAGGTACCACAAACAATAAGATTCAAGAGGATGGCAAAAGAACTATTACTGGAAAAGTAATGGATGAATATGGAGATTTATTACCAGGTGTATCTGTGGTTATAGAAGGAACTACAATTGGCACAATTACAGATATTGAAGGGAACTATAATCTAGTAATCACTGAAGGTGCCAAATATTTAGTTTTTTCTTTTGTTGGAATGGAAGATCAGCGGGTTTCATTAGGAATTGAGAATACAGTGAACGTTGTGTTAAAGTCCGGAGTTATCGGTCTAGAAGAGATAGTGGCTGTGGGTTATGGAACTACTAAAAAGAAAGACCTAACAGGTTCTGTTGCTATTGTGAAAGCAGATGAGATTACCACAAAGAAAACAACGAATATTTCAGAGGCTATTCAAGGAGTGGTTCCTGGAGTATCTGTTACAAGAAGTAGTGGTGCTCCTGATGCGTCAACAACAATTCGTATGCGTGGTTTTACCACCATGCAGGGTTCCAGTGTCCCACTAATTCTTGTGGATGATATTCCTGTAGGAAGCATCGATGATGTGAACCCTAATGATGTTCAATCGATGTCTTTCCTAAAGGACGGAGCTGCTGCTGCGATTTATGGTTCACGTGCAGCTGCGGGGGTTGTGATTATAACAACCAAACGAGGACGTAGTGATAAAATATCGGTAAACTACGATTACAACTATTTTGTTCGTACCCCCACCCGAACACCTAAGGTAGTTGGGGTTGAAAAATGGTTACAAATGCGTAACGAATATGAGTGGAATGACCTTGGAAATCCAGAAGGTGGTGAATTTGCGCTGTATAGTGAAGATTATATCAATAACTATTTGCAAAATAATGCAGATAGTCCAGATGAGTATCCAAATACCAATTGGGAAGAGTTATTAATGAAGGATTTCTCTACTGGTCAAAGGCATTCATTTAATATTTATGGGGGGAATAAGGTATTAAAGACAAATGCTTCTTTTACTTATGAGAAGCAGGATGCACTTTATGATCACTATGATTATGAGAGAGCTATTATGCGTGTAAATAATGATATTAAAATCAGTGATAATATTGGTGCAGTAGTTGATTTTACATACAAAAGAACGGTAACAGAAAAACCAACAGTTAACCCAACGGCTGCTTCTCGTAGTTATCCGGCCATATACGCTGGACAGTGGAGTGATGGTAGAGTAGCCTCTGGTAAAGACGGATCAAATATCTGGGCCGAGTTACAATATGGAGGTTTTAATGATAAAGAATCTCATTTGTTATATGGAAGATTAGGAGCGTGGATTAAACCTATAAATGATTTAAAACTATCTATGTATTATGCTCCTAATATGTACTTTGAGAAGAATAAATATTTTAGAAAATCTGTCCCTTATTGGGACTGGGATAATCCAAACAATGAAGGTACTCCTCTGGGGTATGCAATTTCATCAACTTCGCTACAAGAAAGTAGAACGGATAATAGTAAAAATACGCTTCAGTTTATTGGTAAATATAATAAAAACTTTGGTAGACATAAGGTGGAAGCCATGGCTGGTTACGAAGAATATTCCTTTAATGAAGAAAAGTTAAGTATTGAAGGTAAGGAATATATCTTGCAGGATTATCCATATCTAGATATGGCACCAGAAGGTCAATTGTTTGCAAATGGAAGTAATACCGGTGAGGAAGATAAGAATTATAGATCTGCTTTTGGTAGAGTTGCTTATAATTATAGTAGCAAATATTACTTGCAGGCTAACTTTAGGGCAGATGCATCTTCTCGATTTGCTGAGGATTACAGATGGGGTTATTTTCCTTCGGTTTCTGCAGGTTGGCTAGTTACTGGAGAAGATTTCATGAGTTCCATTGATGCAATTTCTTATTTGAAGTTACGTGCTTCATACGGGGAGTTGGGTAATGATCGCTTAGGTAACTATATCTATATGTCGCAAATTGATTTTGCTAACATTCTATTATCACAAGGAAATACTTCCGTTTCGGATGTTGCGGCTGCTCAATATCAGCTTGCTATTGAGGATATTAAGTGGGAAGTAACAAAAACTTGGGACATTGGTGTGGATGCTGCATTTTTTAATAATAGTTTATCTGTTACTGCAGATTACTATAAAAAAGAAACTACAGATATGTTGTTGAGTTTAACAACTCCTGATTTAATAGGGTATGATGATCCTTATTATAACGTGGGAGATATGAAAACAACGGGCTGGGAGTTTTCTTTGGAATATAATAACAAAATAGGGGATCTATCCTATGGGGGTGGCTTTAATATTTCTGATTATACTTCTACTATTGGTGATGTATCTGGAAGAAGATTATTTGCAGATAGTAGTACTAAACTTTCGGAAGAAGGTGGCGAGTTTAAAGAATGGTATGGTTACAAAACTGATGGTATTTTTCAAACACAGGATGAAGTTGATGCCTATGTTACACCGAGTAGTAAGATAGGAGTTGGAGATGTTAAATATTTGGATATTAGTGGACCAGAAGGTGTTCCGGATGGGATTATTAGTGCTGAATATGATAAAGTAAAACTAGGAAGTTCAACCCCTCATTACGAATATGGAGGAAATATAAAATTAGGATACAAAGGTTTCCAGTTTGTAGCAACATTCCAGGGGGTTGGAGAATGGAATCGTAGAATTTATCCCGCTATGGTTGAACCGTTTGGTGAAAGGTGGCAGAATGTGCCGGACATCTATGAGAAAAGTTACTTTAGCTATTACAATACGCCGGAGCAAAACTTAAAAGCTAAATATCCACGTTTAGGTTTTCAAACAAAAAGCCACAATTACGGTATGTCAGATTTTTGGTTGGTGGATGGTTCATATTTCAGATTAAAGAATATTAACCTAAGCTATACTTTGCCTAAAAATATAATAGATAAAACAGGTATTGGTTTAAGCGATGTTAAGGTTTATTTCTCAGGTTCAGACTTGTTCTCTATAGACAATTATCCTGATGGATGGGATCCGGAAGTGGGAAGTAGTTCATATGCCATTACAAAGACATACTTGTTTGGTATTTCCGTTAAACTTTAAAAGAATATATAATGAAGAATCTATTAAAAGCAATAATTATAATGATTGCGGTTGGAATTACATCTTGTAATGATATGGATGTAGTACCAACAGATAGCGCATCCTCCGGTAATTGGTACTCTAATATTGATCAAATCAGGTGGTCTCTTAATGATGGTTATAGAGTCACTTTCTGGAAAACAGATGATGAATCATGGACGGATAATTGGACACAAAGGACATCAGTAAGTGAAATAGTATCTGGGTCGGTTACCAGTTCTTTTGGTTCTGCAAAAACTAATTGGGCGCATTTATACAAGGCAATAACAAGGTCAAATATTCTTATTCGTGAAATCCCATTGGCTACTTATTTAGCCGAAGAAGTAAGAAATAAATTGGTTGCAGAAGCATATTTTATGAGGGCTTCATATTATTCTTATTTGGTGACTCATTTTGGTGATGTTCCTTTTTTATTGGATGAGATTACGATTGATGAATCATTTGAAGTAGAGCGCACTGATAAAAATGTAATTCTTGAACAAATTTACAAAGATTATGATTTTGCCGCAGAGTGGTTGCCGGCAGAGTATGGCGCTAATGAAAAACGTTATGCCTCATCAGGTGCAGCTTTAGCCTTGAAAGCAAGGGTTGCTTTATATATGGGTGACTATGCTATTTCAGCCGATGCATCAAAGGCATGTATGAATTTAGGTGTGTATGAGCTTCATGACAGCTATGGTGAGTATTTTTTGCCAGAAACAAAGAACTCAAAGGAAACTATATTTGCTATTCCAAGAAATTCTGATTTGGACGATTATTTAGGAAAAAATTATCCTCAAAAGGCCACTCTACCACGTAATAGAGATGGATGGGGAGCGTACAATCCTTCATGGGAGCTATTGGCTGCTTATACTTGTACTGATGGCTTACCTATTGATGAATCACCATTATTTGAATCGACTAACCCATTTAAAAACCGTGATCCTCGTTTGATGGAGACAATTATACCCTTTGGTTCTTTAAAAGATGGGGATGGTTTGGTTCCTGAATCAGGTTATAGATTTCTAGATCGTGAATACAATCCACATCCAGATGCCAAGAAAATATTGAATTATGCTATAGGAACACAGGTAAAGAATAATGATACAAAATCTGTTGCCCAGTATGCTAGTTTTAATGGTTTACTATGGAAGAAAGGAGTAAATGAGAAATGGACTGAATTCTTAGCAGATCCAGATAATGTAATTATTCGTTATGCAGATGTGTTATTAATGTATGCTGAAGCTAATATAGAGTTAGGTTCTTCCCATATTGATGCTTCTGTATTAGAGGCAATTAATAAGGTTCGGGCCAGAGCGTATGGTGTAGATGTGGCAGATGTGGCAAATTATCCAGCGGTTATAAGTACCAACCAGGATGAACTTCGCTTGATTGTTAGAAATGAGCGCCGTGTGGAATTTGCCAACGAAGGATTGCGTTATATGGATTTAATTAGATGGAGATTGGCAGAAAAAGCATTAGTAGGTAATATCTACGGGTTATTAGATGTAAACGTAAAAGCGTCTGGAGCTGCTACAGGTCCGTTAGTTGATGAGGTTACCAGTAAGGGACTTTGGTTTTGGGGATTAAAACCTGAGATTGATGATGAAACCGGATTGCCTGATTTTACAAATCTACATGATGCAGGCTTGTGTAAAGTAATTGCAGTTCGTAATTTCGATGCAACACGCCAATATTTATGGCCTATTCCTGCAGAAGAAAGAAAGATTAACGAGAACTTAGGACAAAATCCTAATTATTAAGTAAATAATAAAGATGAGAAAGGGTTTGACTTTCAGTCAAGCCTTTTTTTTTGCTCAATAGATAAATGGCTGGTAGGTATTTGCTACTAACCTTTATTGCACTGAATTAAAATCTTCTTTAAAGGAAATATCCCCATTGATAGAATTTAATTCAAAATCGTCAATGGAGCCGGTTCCGTAAAATAAAATCTCAACCCCTTTAATTAAACCAAGCTCTCTTTTGTAGTTTTGGGTATAAATAACATCATCATTGATGATAAAGTTAAGTTGTTTGTCTGAGTTTTGTATCTCCACATTACCCCAGTCTGTTAAATCCACACAGAAAGCCGACATATCGTCCTGACTACCATTTTTGCCTATTTCACTATAACGGGCTAATATCCAGTATGAACAGCCTGGTTTTGAAAAATACTGCTGTATCATGCCACTTTCACATTTGACTCGTACAACAATGTTATTGCAATTGGTTTGTGGCCAGAAACCCGCATTCTTAATTCGCATCTTTAAACGAAAATTATCCCCGTCAATGCCAAAATCCTGGTAATTTAATAAGCGAAGTATGGAGATTTGTGTGGTATCCATTCCACATTTTGCCATATCAGAAGTGTTTAGGTGCCAGTATCCATTTGATTTTTGAATAATATCCCGGTCAATAGGGAATATTGTATTATCTTGGTTCATACGTCGTGCTGTTCCTATAGCTGCCCATCCATCAGAAGGAATCGTTACTTTTGATAATGTTTTAACAACCTTGTTATTTTTTATAATCTGTGGCTGGAAAATACCGGGGTATTTGTAAAAATGAGCAATGTTGCTTTTTTTCTTAGGAATTTGCACAGTATCCATATAGTCGCCAAAATAGATAGTGTAGTTATTCTTTTTGTGATCTTCTCCTTCTAACTTAAAAAATACGGTGGCTGTGTTTTTACCTTCTGTACGGTCTAATTTAAGTTTAGTATCAATCGTTGAAACTTTATAGCTTGAATGTGTAATAATATAATAGGTACCTGCTCCAATTAATATAACACATAAAGATATAAGTGCTATTTTAATTTGGTTTTTACTAATACTTAGTTTTCTTGAGTTAATAATTTCAGAACGAATACTTATTGCGTATTTTTCCAGTGCCAGATGTGTTGCTTCCTGGGGAGTATAGTTTTCTTTTGTTTTTAGCTTGCCAAAAATCCTTTTTAAAGTACTCGCACTAACTATAACTTTTGTTTTTTGTTGTATCAAGAAACTCAGGTTGTGATAATCTTTATTTTTCCATGTTTCTATTTTGCCTTTATTAAAATAGCGTTCGAATATATCTTGTATTTCCTCTGTAGTAAGCTTGTTCATTGTTGATATGCATCTTTGTAATTGACAGATGTAAAGCAAGTTAAGTTGCTCGCGTTTATGCGCAGCTTTTGCATAACACAAAAGTATTAAAATATCGTTCTAATCTATATTTTTAAGATAAGAAACAAGTTAATAACGGCATGGAGTAGTCAACAATTGTAAAAAATGAAAAAGAAGACTATTGCATGATACAAATACATTTTTAATATGAGAACTTTAGTATTATTAATTGCGCTACAATTATTATCCCCGGTTATATGGGCTAAAAAGCGCACATACACACGTCCAAATTTTATTGTTATTTATACCGATGATCAGCAATATAATGGTGTTGGTTATACGGGTAATGATATTATTAATACGCCTTTTATAGATAAGTTGGCGTCAAAGTCATTGAAATTTACTAATGCCAATGTAGCCTTTGCGCTTTGTAGTCCAAGCCGTGCTGCGATGCTTACCGGGCGATATAACAGTGCTAATGGAGTATTGCAACTTAATAGTAAGCTAAACAAAGGCGAAGTATCTGTTGCTTCCTTGTTGAAAGAAGCAGGTTATTCAACTGCTATGACAGGAAAATGGCATATACCTCAAAAACCAAAGCAATTAGGTTTCGATTTTTTTAGTTATATGTATTCCAATGGAACCTATTATAACCGTCAGTTTTTTGAGGAAGGAGATACTTTAAAACCTGCAATACATTGTGATTTATATGCAGCCAATAAGGCGAAAGAGTATCTAAATAAAAAAGCTAAAAAAGATGAACCGTTCTTTTTATACTACTGTGCCCAAACGCCACACATGAATGGTAAGCTAATATGGGATGCTAAAGGGGAAACGAAAGCACAGTATGATTATAAAGATATGCCAGTGCCAGCCAATCATGCTGATGATTTATCGGATAAACCTGAATATCTGAAGAAAGTACGTAATCGCAGACAGGCTAAAAAATACGGTTACCCCGATTCAACAGCTATTCAAAAACATGCGCTGGATTACTATTCTGTAATAACAGAGCTGGATGGTTTTGTCGAAGGATTAATCAAAGAGGTAAAAAGTCTTGGCCTATTGGATAATACCTACATCTTTTTTATGAGCGATAATGGATGGATGGTTGGTGACCATGGATTTACCAGTAAAGTACTTCCTTATCGTCCTGCCAGTCATGTTCCATTTTTTGTGTTAGGACCTGGTATAAAGAAAAATACTGAATCGAACACTATGGTTTCTAATATCGATATAGCACCAACTATGCTCGATTTAGCAGGAGTATCGGTACCTGATTATATGCATGGTAAAAGTTTAAAAGATGTTCTTACTCAAAAAGAAAGTGTTGTTCGTGATATATTTATTTACGAAGGGGTAGGTAAATATGGTGGTTCAAGACCAAATCTCACGGCTATTTCTGACGATTACAGGTTGATCATTACTTATAAAGATGAAACGTTAAAAGAAGAATCATTCCGCGAATTATATCATCAAAAGAAAGATAAGTGGGAAATGACTAATCTGGCTTCAAATCCGGAGTATGCCTCTGTGGTTCGTAAGTTAGAGTCAGATATTAAAAAGCATAAAATTGAAGTTTTAGGAATGTGAAAAAATGGTGCATCAAAGTATTTATTGTATATGATTTGTCAAGTGAAAGATACTATATTCATATTATAAAAGAAACTTTTCGGAAACGCTTACGGCGATTGTAAACGTTTACATTAATGCGTAAATGTTAAAAACGGCACAGCCATTTGTCTATTATCGATATAAATAGCTTATTAGCTAATATAAAAAGAAAGCCATGTTAGTAAAAATAATAGTTGTCGTTTTTATTCTTTCAACCATCCTTTCTCAATTATCCGCTCAACTAATAAGCGTTGATGAAGGTTCGTGCGAAGAGGAATATAAGGGGACAGGTATTTTCTGTATTTCATATCTGGGCCAATATTTGCGTATGTGGAATAGCTGGCAGTTAGGGGCTTTTCGTATGCTGTATGAAGAACTAGTCATAAATTATGTTAAATTTTATTCAAGATATAGGGCAAAGGATAATCCAGATAGATATAATGATGTTTTAGTTGCTATTGGCAATGCTAAAGTATACAATCATGACTTGACGGTGTTAATATGTACGCACAATCTGCCTGGTGAGTTGAAGGATGACTGTGACATAGGTGATTATTACAATCATGAATGTGGCTCGCATCTTGTGAGTGATGTTGCGATAGCTCGACATATGATTGATTTATTTAATATAGGTGGAAATGTTTTTCTTGCATTTTTAACTAATTCACATAAGTTTCCTCTTAAGGCCGGATTATTCGCCACCACTTGGAATGGCAAATCTGTAAGAAACTCCATCTTCTATGGATTTAAGCACCTGTCGGCTACGCATTCTTTATATTCGGGAAGGGTAACCGTGATTTAACAGCCATGGTAAATACAAAGTAGTGACTTTATGAGAAGAAGGGGAAGCTTATGTTTATTTGATAGCGGTTATGGATAATTTATATAATAAGTTAATGTAAATATTATAGTTATGTACAAAAGTGAAATTTTAATAA comes from the Saccharicrinis fermentans DSM 9555 = JCM 21142 genome and includes:
- a CDS encoding FAD-dependent oxidoreductase, giving the protein MKTKNEKYEVVVVGGGMAGFCAAVSSARMGRKTCLIQNRPVFGGNCSSEIGVTIHGAAAFHAYARETGIISELLIEERSQNHAEIYENGWINSVWDMVMYDMAVKEEDLTFYLNTDMRDVKMSSDNKIEAVVAYIQSAETELIIEGDIFADCTGDGIVADRAGCEWRWGSESKSEFNEIHAPEVGSKEDVMGNSIHFRCKDMGRPVPFKAPDWAVKHDNPEYFYNQGRIPKDKRGGFWWLEIGVPYNTIYDNEDIRHELTRHTLGVWDWMKNCDPKMKEETKNYAIDWIGQVPGKRENRRIMGEYFMTENDIQEKTVFRDEIGFGGWFVDLHTPGGLLARHAEASAATDGEEYNTFDEYMVKSYCGPYGFPLRSLIARDVDNLMMAGRNISCSHAALGTLRVMGTTAVMGEAIGVAASTAIKHGVNIKEVPQKYIYEVQQNLLRNGCFLPNVKNTDKKDLALKAKIIASSEDYLLGAGPESKGFHEGLAIWKDQPQYHVETLETIKGQIVGIGSDRLDSVSVCLTNTSDIEQEVEAYIRPIDSIWDYRVDANEVIASAILKVPVGEKVWIDWEVNLTKENGLPLNQYVRIDLGANNNLEWHEAGCVIPGHTAMYQIGKNKMRRYYNGNTLSFKVSPAQNCFKATNIITGESRPHSYTNVWISNRNNPLDQWLQLIWDTPQDVSLVELTFPGHLLREYHAYAPLYRDPQCPKDLEIQGFINGGWVKIAEINDNYQRQRKVKLDKSYSLSQLRIVIKTTNGDASAMIYEVRVY
- a CDS encoding SusC/RagA family TonB-linked outer membrane protein, yielding MKRVLRRILAKRGLLTISWMFLFAITLSAIENSSGTTNNKIQEDGKRTITGKVMDEYGDLLPGVSVVIEGTTIGTITDIEGNYNLVITEGAKYLVFSFVGMEDQRVSLGIENTVNVVLKSGVIGLEEIVAVGYGTTKKKDLTGSVAIVKADEITTKKTTNISEAIQGVVPGVSVTRSSGAPDASTTIRMRGFTTMQGSSVPLILVDDIPVGSIDDVNPNDVQSMSFLKDGAAAAIYGSRAAAGVVIITTKRGRSDKISVNYDYNYFVRTPTRTPKVVGVEKWLQMRNEYEWNDLGNPEGGEFALYSEDYINNYLQNNADSPDEYPNTNWEELLMKDFSTGQRHSFNIYGGNKVLKTNASFTYEKQDALYDHYDYERAIMRVNNDIKISDNIGAVVDFTYKRTVTEKPTVNPTAASRSYPAIYAGQWSDGRVASGKDGSNIWAELQYGGFNDKESHLLYGRLGAWIKPINDLKLSMYYAPNMYFEKNKYFRKSVPYWDWDNPNNEGTPLGYAISSTSLQESRTDNSKNTLQFIGKYNKNFGRHKVEAMAGYEEYSFNEEKLSIEGKEYILQDYPYLDMAPEGQLFANGSNTGEEDKNYRSAFGRVAYNYSSKYYLQANFRADASSRFAEDYRWGYFPSVSAGWLVTGEDFMSSIDAISYLKLRASYGELGNDRLGNYIYMSQIDFANILLSQGNTSVSDVAAAQYQLAIEDIKWEVTKTWDIGVDAAFFNNSLSVTADYYKKETTDMLLSLTTPDLIGYDDPYYNVGDMKTTGWEFSLEYNNKIGDLSYGGGFNISDYTSTIGDVSGRRLFADSSTKLSEEGGEFKEWYGYKTDGIFQTQDEVDAYVTPSSKIGVGDVKYLDISGPEGVPDGIISAEYDKVKLGSSTPHYEYGGNIKLGYKGFQFVATFQGVGEWNRRIYPAMVEPFGERWQNVPDIYEKSYFSYYNTPEQNLKAKYPRLGFQTKSHNYGMSDFWLVDGSYFRLKNINLSYTLPKNIIDKTGIGLSDVKVYFSGSDLFSIDNYPDGWDPEVGSSSYAITKTYLFGISVKL
- a CDS encoding RagB/SusD family nutrient uptake outer membrane protein; this translates as MKNLLKAIIIMIAVGITSCNDMDVVPTDSASSGNWYSNIDQIRWSLNDGYRVTFWKTDDESWTDNWTQRTSVSEIVSGSVTSSFGSAKTNWAHLYKAITRSNILIREIPLATYLAEEVRNKLVAEAYFMRASYYSYLVTHFGDVPFLLDEITIDESFEVERTDKNVILEQIYKDYDFAAEWLPAEYGANEKRYASSGAALALKARVALYMGDYAISADASKACMNLGVYELHDSYGEYFLPETKNSKETIFAIPRNSDLDDYLGKNYPQKATLPRNRDGWGAYNPSWELLAAYTCTDGLPIDESPLFESTNPFKNRDPRLMETIIPFGSLKDGDGLVPESGYRFLDREYNPHPDAKKILNYAIGTQVKNNDTKSVAQYASFNGLLWKKGVNEKWTEFLADPDNVIIRYADVLLMYAEANIELGSSHIDASVLEAINKVRARAYGVDVADVANYPAVISTNQDELRLIVRNERRVEFANEGLRYMDLIRWRLAEKALVGNIYGLLDVNVKASGAATGPLVDEVTSKGLWFWGLKPEIDDETGLPDFTNLHDAGLCKVIAVRNFDATRQYLWPIPAEERKINENLGQNPNY
- a CDS encoding sulfatase-like hydrolase/transferase, yielding MRTLVLLIALQLLSPVIWAKKRTYTRPNFIVIYTDDQQYNGVGYTGNDIINTPFIDKLASKSLKFTNANVAFALCSPSRAAMLTGRYNSANGVLQLNSKLNKGEVSVASLLKEAGYSTAMTGKWHIPQKPKQLGFDFFSYMYSNGTYYNRQFFEEGDTLKPAIHCDLYAANKAKEYLNKKAKKDEPFFLYYCAQTPHMNGKLIWDAKGETKAQYDYKDMPVPANHADDLSDKPEYLKKVRNRRQAKKYGYPDSTAIQKHALDYYSVITELDGFVEGLIKEVKSLGLLDNTYIFFMSDNGWMVGDHGFTSKVLPYRPASHVPFFVLGPGIKKNTESNTMVSNIDIAPTMLDLAGVSVPDYMHGKSLKDVLTQKESVVRDIFIYEGVGKYGGSRPNLTAISDDYRLIITYKDETLKEESFRELYHQKKDKWEMTNLASNPEYASVVRKLESDIKKHKIEVLGM